GAAGAAGAGCCACATACCGATAGCCGAGTGACCCGCGATGTAGCAGATCATCGTGTAGTTGCCAGCGGCGTCCGCGACGAAGGTGATGCTCTCCGTCTCGCCCGGCATCGTCGCATCCACCATCGACTGCGGGTTCTCCGTAATCGCACCCGGGAAGACGGGATCGGGCGTCGGCGGCGTCATGAAGTTCGTCAACTCCGAGGAGAGTCCGAGGCTGTGAGCCATGTTCGGATCCCTGTTCTCCAAGTTGATCGTAACCGTGTACCCTTCGGGCACGTTGATCGCGATCTGGCCACGGATGTAACCGTTGTAGTTCCAATAGTTATTGTCTGCGACTGCGCCCGCGACGATGTCTAGCGTGACGGTCTGAGCAGCGTTGTCGACTACGAACCACTCAGGGATAGTCATGGCACCGGTCGGTGCAGCCGGGCCAGCGGGCGCCGCCGGCACCGCAGCTGGAGCGGAATCGGTGGAGGCCGTGTCTGGGGCATCGCCGCCACCGCACGCCGCTACGAGCAGCGCTGCGGCCGGAAGGATCCTGTAAAATTTCATTTGGATTATATCCTCTGTGGAATCGAGCTTCGGACATACAACTCCAAAGCCGAATGGGTGAAATAAGATACTGATATCGTGCCGGGTGCGTATCCGGGAACGACCCCACACACGGGCCAGGGGAAAAGGGGGATGGAGTCGGGATCAACTGCTCAAGGACCTGGCCGGAGCAGGGTGTCCTCCGGCTCTGGCCGTAATCCTTTCGATTTCGACGATGCCGTCGAGCAGCAACGATCAAGAACAGCCCCGTCTCTCAAGCCTGATCTTCCGCTCCGGGTGCCGGGGCTGGGCGCCCTCGACAGGTGAGAGCAAAGGCCAGAAGAGCAGAGCGGTGTCGTTATGGAACGTCCGCACTACTTCCAGAACGAATAAAGAGCCCCGCCATCTTTCGATGACCGGGCTCTTCCAACATCTGGAAACTCGACCTCGTGACTGGTCGGCTATGCCCCCGAGACTGGGCCATCAAGGAGAATCGTGCTTTCGCCTGGTCGCATATCTTCTGCCATTCGCCTGAAAAGGTCAGCGATACGCTCGTCCCCCCTTCCTTCTGCGCGGATCGCCGTTCTCACCAGAAACCGAATCCTCTCCTCCACGTTCAT
This region of Longimicrobiales bacterium genomic DNA includes:
- a CDS encoding sulfocyanin-like copper-binding protein → MKFYRILPAAALLVAACGGGDAPDTASTDSAPAAVPAAPAGPAAPTGAMTIPEWFVVDNAAQTVTLDIVAGAVADNNYWNYNGYIRGQIAINVPEGYTVTINLENRDPNMAHSLGLSSELTNFMTPPTPDPVFPGAITENPQSMVDATMPGETESITFVADAAGNYTMICYIAGHSAIGMWLFFNVTDGEAGVQGL